Proteins encoded together in one Candidatus Zixiibacteriota bacterium window:
- a CDS encoding zf-HC2 domain-containing protein, translated as MNCQKANIYISGKLDGELTVEQERELDIHLDSCPFCRKEYDELLKIKEVTNDMRFSELPDRYWAGYWNGIYNRLERGIGWIFLSVGLIIILCFGAWELFDKFFLDDSVSAILKLGIGAGIIGAITLLVSVFRQKLFARRHERYKEVER; from the coding sequence ATGAACTGTCAGAAAGCTAATATATATATATCCGGCAAACTTGATGGCGAGCTTACTGTCGAACAGGAACGGGAATTAGATATTCATCTCGATAGTTGCCCGTTTTGCCGTAAAGAGTATGATGAACTGCTAAAAATAAAGGAGGTTACAAACGATATGCGCTTTTCTGAATTGCCGGACAGATACTGGGCAGGCTACTGGAACGGCATTTACAACCGTCTTGAGCGAGGCATCGGCTGGATATTTTTATCTGTCGGTTTGATAATTATTTTGTGCTTTGGGGCATGGGAATTATTCGATAAATTTTTCCTTGATGATTCGGTTTCAGCAATATTAAAATTGGGCATCGGCGCCGGCATTATCGGCGCAATTACTTTGTTAGTTTCTGTTTTTAGACAGAAGTTATTTGCTCGCAGGCATGAACGTTATAAGGAGGTCGAACGTTGA
- a CDS encoding YbjQ family protein, which yields MIIVTSDEIHGKKIVEVLGLVRGNTIRARHVGRDILAKFRNIVGGEITEYTKMIAESREQALDRLKAEAQKLGANAIITLRFSTSSMMQGAAELLAYGTAVKVEDE from the coding sequence TTGATAATTGTAACATCCGATGAGATTCACGGCAAGAAAATAGTAGAAGTATTAGGGCTGGTAAGAGGGAATACGATAAGAGCCCGTCATGTTGGGCGCGATATTTTAGCGAAATTCAGAAACATAGTTGGCGGTGAGATAACCGAATATACCAAGATGATAGCCGAATCCCGCGAACAGGCATTAGACCGGCTGAAAGCTGAGGCTCAGAAGCTGGGGGCGAATGCGATTATCACCTTGCGTTTTTCCACCTCCTCAATGATGCAGGGCGCAGCGGAGCTGTTGGCATACGGCACGGCGGTTAAGGTTGAGGATGAGTAG
- the tadA gene encoding tRNA adenosine(34) deaminase TadA, which translates to MIGDNDKYFMELALAEAERAAVEGEVPVGCVIVHDGMVIGKGHNRTESLCDPTAHAEILAITAAANHLESWRLEGCSVYSSLEPCPMCAGALVLARVDRLVYGAKDSKFGACMSLYNIVQDIRLNHQLEVIPGILEERSAQLLKSFFKTARNR; encoded by the coding sequence ATGATTGGTGATAATGACAAATATTTTATGGAGTTGGCATTAGCCGAGGCCGAAAGAGCCGCCGTTGAGGGTGAGGTTCCGGTCGGCTGTGTTATTGTCCATGACGGGATGGTAATCGGTAAAGGGCACAACCGCACCGAATCTTTGTGCGATCCAACCGCGCATGCCGAGATACTGGCTATAACCGCCGCCGCAAACCATCTTGAAAGCTGGCGCCTTGAGGGGTGTTCAGTCTACAGTAGCCTTGAGCCATGCCCAATGTGCGCTGGCGCTTTGGTTTTAGCCAGAGTCGACCGGCTTGTATATGGCGCTAAAGACTCGAAATTTGGCGCCTGTATGTCATTGTATAATATCGTTCAGGATATCAGGCTAAATCATCAATTGGAGGTTATTCCCGGAATTTTGGAAGAACGGTCGGCGCAGCTGCTTAAATCATTTTTTAAAACGGCGCGAAACAGGTGA
- a CDS encoding ferredoxin, which translates to MKVKIDQDLCSGDAICTDLCPEVFEMDGDKAKVIVDVVPEDLEEDVRDAVDSCPEGCIEIIE; encoded by the coding sequence ATGAAAGTCAAAATCGACCAGGATCTTTGCAGCGGTGATGCTATTTGTACCGATCTCTGCCCTGAGGTTTTCGAAATGGATGGCGACAAGGCTAAAGTTATTGTCGATGTAGTTCCGGAAGATCTTGAAGAGGATGTCCGTGATGCTGTCGATAGTTGCCCTGAGGGTTGTATCGAAATCATCGAATAA